The following proteins come from a genomic window of Athalia rosae chromosome 1, iyAthRosa1.1, whole genome shotgun sequence:
- the LOC105684158 gene encoding uncharacterized protein LOC105684158 isoform X1 → MKEKQRDMRITYSALTFLAILSQTIAAERVSANLPANHKSSDSIDEGNFKPSVNNTLLKMEARIDVGDGLDLMQFEDNENLLKPVSQVAHKSGVSYVTAISAPRISASNPSSSQTSPSAERRSQQLTAIEKKSTPVSAVLPEIRGLRTTKISGKDSYLDALEHSHTSKDQKEGIVHSDVRPKVPKIFRRDYHEGPVYRPLDSDRYNPPSTNPASAYGAPSYEGPTAPAPTQPTFFPTPSNSFSLPEQSSFESFSPSTGYGTPQSGYESPQPTYGTPKPSYGIPQQSYGPPQIPQSNYGPPSPAYGVPHTQNVYGMTAAGGYAPLQGPQQGETRGYGPPSPYALPGLPSLPTLPMIDFTWPFALKLNAFTIAKILLKLVIFKMIVKFIAVICLLLFIPKLEIGKKDSEKNDDDEEGRAFQPSSGATDRLNFLTSMVTKAIEKQRGRNLKTGAPKDECDSFVCRLRDALTSGESWSDYFRLFKSFAVEEMQKISADQSAEREMKNS, encoded by the exons ATGAAGGAGAAACAACGAGATATGCGGATCACGTATTCAGCCCTGACATTTTTGGCGATCTTGAGCCAAACGATCGCCGCCGAAAGGGTGTCCGCGAATTTGCCCGCCAATCATAAGTCATCCGATTCGATCGACGAGGGAAACTTCAAGCCGAGCGTCAACAACACTTTGCTTAAAATGGAGGCCAGAATCGACGTGGGGGACGGACTCGATCTGATGCAGTTCGAAGACAACGAGAATCTCCTGAAACCCGTCTCGCAAGTTGCCCATAAAAGCGGCGTTTCTTACGTAACGGCGATATCAGCGCCGAGGATCTCCGCCTCGAACCCATCATCTTCCCAAACTTCACCGAGCGCAGAACGACGGAGTCAACAACTCAccgcgatcgaaaaaaaatcgactccAGTTTCCGCTGTCCTACCGGAAATCAGGGGTCTTCGCACGACGAAAATATCCGGCAAGGACAGCTACTTGGACGCTCTCGAACACTCCCACACCAGCAAAGACCAGAAGGAAGGGATCGTTCACAGCGACGTCAGACCAAAAGTGCCGAAAATATTTCGCAGGGATTACCACGAGGGTCCCGTTTACCGTCCTCTGGATTCCGACCGGTACAACCCGCCGTCTACCAATCCCGCTTCCGCTTACGGGGCCCCCAGTTACGAGGGTCCCACCGCCCCGGCTCCGACTCAACCCACTTTCTTTCCAACCCCTAGTAACTCGTTCTCGCTGCCGGAACAATCTTCGTTCGAAAGTTTCTCACCCTCCACGGGTTACGGTACACCGCAGTCGGGTTATGAAAGCCCGCAACCCACTTACGGGACCCCCAAACCTTCCTACGGAATTCCGCAGCAGTCGTACGGTCCCCCTCAAATTCCTCAGAGTAATTACGGACCGCCGTCACCCGCCTACGGAGTCCCCCATACGCAAAATGTTTACGGGATGACTGCAGCCGGCGGATACGCACCTCTTCAGGGTCCGCAGCAAGGTGAGACAAGAG GCTACGGTCCTCCATCCCCCTACGCCTTACCAGGGTTGCCGAGTCTGCCTACCCTCCCGATGATCGACTTTACCTGGCCCTTTGCTCTGAAGTTGAACGCCTTCACGATAGCAAAGATTCTGTTGAAGCTAGTCATCTTTAAGATGATCGTTAAGTTTATCGCGGTGATTTGTCTGCTTTTGTTTATCCCGAAATTAGAGATCGGCAAGAAGGATAGCGAAAAGaacgacgatgacgaagaAGGCAGAGCATTCCAGCCGT CAAGCGGAGCAACCGATCGACTGAATTTTCTCACTTCCATGGTGACGAAGGCGATTGAAAAACAACGAGGTAGAAACCTGAAGACCGGCGCCCCGAAGGACGAGTGCGACTCCTTCGTCTGTCGTTTGAGAGATGCTCTCACTTCCGGCGAGTCGTGGAGCGACTATTTCCGTTTGTTCAAGAGCTTCGCCGTTGAGGAgatgcaaaaaatttctgccgACCAATCCGCCGaacgcgagatgaaaaattcgtga
- the LOC105684158 gene encoding uncharacterized protein LOC105684158 isoform X2: MKEKQRDMRITYSALTFLAILSQTIAAERVSANLPANHKSSDSIDEGNFKPSVNNTLLKMEARIDVGDGLDLMQFEDNENLLKPVSQVAHKSGVSYVTAISAPRISASNPSSSQTSPSAERRSQQLTAIEKKSTPVSAVLPEIRGLRTTKISGKDSYLDALEHSHTSKDQKEGIVHSDVRPKVPKIFRRDYHEGPVYRPLDSDRYNPPSTNPASAYGAPSYEGPTAPAPTQPTFFPTPSNSFSLPEQSSFESFSPSTGYGTPQSGYESPQPTYGTPKPSYGIPQQSYGPPQIPQSNYGPPSPAYGVPHTQNVYGMTAAGGYAPLQGPQQGYGPPSPYALPGLPSLPTLPMIDFTWPFALKLNAFTIAKILLKLVIFKMIVKFIAVICLLLFIPKLEIGKKDSEKNDDDEEGRAFQPSSGATDRLNFLTSMVTKAIEKQRGRNLKTGAPKDECDSFVCRLRDALTSGESWSDYFRLFKSFAVEEMQKISADQSAEREMKNS; this comes from the exons ATGAAGGAGAAACAACGAGATATGCGGATCACGTATTCAGCCCTGACATTTTTGGCGATCTTGAGCCAAACGATCGCCGCCGAAAGGGTGTCCGCGAATTTGCCCGCCAATCATAAGTCATCCGATTCGATCGACGAGGGAAACTTCAAGCCGAGCGTCAACAACACTTTGCTTAAAATGGAGGCCAGAATCGACGTGGGGGACGGACTCGATCTGATGCAGTTCGAAGACAACGAGAATCTCCTGAAACCCGTCTCGCAAGTTGCCCATAAAAGCGGCGTTTCTTACGTAACGGCGATATCAGCGCCGAGGATCTCCGCCTCGAACCCATCATCTTCCCAAACTTCACCGAGCGCAGAACGACGGAGTCAACAACTCAccgcgatcgaaaaaaaatcgactccAGTTTCCGCTGTCCTACCGGAAATCAGGGGTCTTCGCACGACGAAAATATCCGGCAAGGACAGCTACTTGGACGCTCTCGAACACTCCCACACCAGCAAAGACCAGAAGGAAGGGATCGTTCACAGCGACGTCAGACCAAAAGTGCCGAAAATATTTCGCAGGGATTACCACGAGGGTCCCGTTTACCGTCCTCTGGATTCCGACCGGTACAACCCGCCGTCTACCAATCCCGCTTCCGCTTACGGGGCCCCCAGTTACGAGGGTCCCACCGCCCCGGCTCCGACTCAACCCACTTTCTTTCCAACCCCTAGTAACTCGTTCTCGCTGCCGGAACAATCTTCGTTCGAAAGTTTCTCACCCTCCACGGGTTACGGTACACCGCAGTCGGGTTATGAAAGCCCGCAACCCACTTACGGGACCCCCAAACCTTCCTACGGAATTCCGCAGCAGTCGTACGGTCCCCCTCAAATTCCTCAGAGTAATTACGGACCGCCGTCACCCGCCTACGGAGTCCCCCATACGCAAAATGTTTACGGGATGACTGCAGCCGGCGGATACGCACCTCTTCAGGGTCCGCAGCAAG GCTACGGTCCTCCATCCCCCTACGCCTTACCAGGGTTGCCGAGTCTGCCTACCCTCCCGATGATCGACTTTACCTGGCCCTTTGCTCTGAAGTTGAACGCCTTCACGATAGCAAAGATTCTGTTGAAGCTAGTCATCTTTAAGATGATCGTTAAGTTTATCGCGGTGATTTGTCTGCTTTTGTTTATCCCGAAATTAGAGATCGGCAAGAAGGATAGCGAAAAGaacgacgatgacgaagaAGGCAGAGCATTCCAGCCGT CAAGCGGAGCAACCGATCGACTGAATTTTCTCACTTCCATGGTGACGAAGGCGATTGAAAAACAACGAGGTAGAAACCTGAAGACCGGCGCCCCGAAGGACGAGTGCGACTCCTTCGTCTGTCGTTTGAGAGATGCTCTCACTTCCGGCGAGTCGTGGAGCGACTATTTCCGTTTGTTCAAGAGCTTCGCCGTTGAGGAgatgcaaaaaatttctgccgACCAATCCGCCGaacgcgagatgaaaaattcgtga